CGGCTTCAACAGTCCGAAAATAAGCTACTCGATGATCCTCAATTTTATGGCCAAAAACGCCGAACGACAAGCGAAACCGCCCAAAAAAGAGTATCTCGACGAGGACATTGATTTTGTGCAGATCAAGACAGCGTTGGTGTACACCAAACTAATGTGTCTGATCATGGAAAAGGGACAGTCGTACACAGCCGACCGAATATCGGTTGTAGCGGTCATCGATTCGAAAAGGAAAGAATTTACGTCGGTCGTGTGCAAGCGATGCGAAGGTAAGTTGTGTTTTGGTGAATGGCTCACCGCAGATCCATTTCCATCTCAGACTCTGCTAACTGAACTAATTTCCCCCGTTCCACAGGTCGCCAGTGTGACCATGTTGTCGCCTTCCTATTTTGGATGTATCGACGATCCAACGAACCGAATTCTGATCGGCCGGCATTTTGGGGGTGTAATCCACCGACTGAGCTGATCTCCATGCCACTCAAGCAACTCTACCACATTTCGCAGAAATTCGAAGACTCGGACGATGTGAAAAGTTGCTCGGACGACGTACTAATGGAAGAACCTGACGACAGTTCACAAGTTTTCTTGGACAAGTTTTTGGACAATTTGAAGGAAAACGGGCAAACGGATTCGCCAGTCTACCGAATGCATCGTCACGTCGACGAACCGTATCAGAACACCTTCCTGTACTACATCATGAACAATGCCGATCAGTACCAGATAACGCAGTACAAGCATCTACTGATGCATCTGCAGAGTGTCATCAAATCGGATGTCATCGACAAGATTCAAACGGAGACGAGCACACAGTACAAATCGCGTCTGTGGTTGGAACTGCAGTACGGCCGCATTCGATGTAGCATTTTGAACGAGGTGGCTAGCTGGAAAACGGAACAAGATGTGGCCGAAGCAAAAATTCTGGGCACGTATCGCATACCTCGTGAGGAGGAGTACCTGAAACGGAAGCAGCGCAAGCGATCGATACTCGCCGAAATATCGAAATGCTACAAGACGAACATCCAGCATTGTGGTCTGCTGTTGGATCTGGCATATCCGTTCTTTTGTGCCACACCGGATGGCCTGAGTGACGACCTTGTGGTGGAAATCAAGATGCCGTCGACACAAGTGGAATACGCAAAGTATTTGGTGAACAACGAAACGATTCCGCCGAAATACTTTGCCCAAATTCAAATGCAAATGTTTCTGGCCAACCGGCTGAAGGCACTGTACTGTGTGGTGGCACCCGATTTTGCGAAAAGCGGTGCGGTGGAGTACATCAATGTGGATCTGAACAAGACATTCATCGAACCGCTTTTCGCCAAAGTGGAGGACGTGTGGAACAAGTTGATATTTCCGATTATTCAACGGAATGCCGCAGAGAAAGTAGCGTCTTAATGTACAGCCGGTACCCCGAAggttcaataaatttgtttttaaatatttttcattcaaagatGCTGTTGTCTTTTCACACGGTGCTACGACAGGTCAAACGACTAACGGATTAAATTTGGAATGCTCGAGAGTGACATCTCAGACATTGCAGCATTCGACTTCAAAGAATTCTTTGATACGACCGTCTAAAATGCCACGTTTAGCACATGTGTCGTCTCGGGCGTTTCGCTCTTTCAACGACTTACTGTCTCAAACACTCCCTCTTCCAGTCTTCTgtctctaaaaaaatatttggactGCGGACCATTCGATCTTCCTTCTACTTATTTGAGACTTACGAATCGAGAAGTGAAAGACAATTATTCCAAGAATCGGAGAAGTTGGAGTCGTTTCGCTCACTGGAGCCTTTTAATGAATTTCGACTACTGGATAGAGGGGTCTGAGTAtccaaagtaatttttttcttaggATCAGGTGGAAGCAACCGATGAAAACCGATTTAACTGTAAAATTTCCAACCTGAATGTATCCGTCAAATCTGCACATTTTTTCATGTTCTTGACGGTTTCCGAAAGGTTGGAACAATAACTGAACAAACCACTTTTTTCAAGGGACCAAATTCGCCCGGGCTATGGAGAATTCTCGGAACAGTGTCCCGTAAAAACCGCTAACTTGGAGACTCATTTCCCTGGCCTTTTCTTAATTAATTTGGTTGTGTGGGGGCTCTTTGGAAAGAGCCTGTGGTGACACAGATCACAGTAATCTATTGAATTGTATAGAGTCGCAGCAACCCTTGAAACAGCCTATAAATACCAATCAttctttgtaaataaaatcattcaatCACCAGCTTCGGCTGGCAACACATTTACTGTGTTTCATTTGTAGAACATCAGTTCCCACAAGCCCAATCAACGGAAGTTGGCCGAGCTCTGAAATATCATAGGATCAAGAGCCTCAGTTCAAGGAAACATCAGTAGTGTCCTTATCAATTTTTTGGCtacaaaaatttggtaaataatGAGCGCTTTCATGATGCCGTTGAACGATCTACAACTATGTGACTGTTCCTGAATCTTCTCACATCAGTCCCACAACTAGAACTCAAGGAAAACAAGCACTTCCAGCAGTTTATTTGTagttttcaatggatttgaaAAGATATTAAAGTTTCTAGAGGTCAGTTCTTAGAATTCCATCACTCCGAAAGGTCCACCTTCTTCCCAGTGATAGATCTCAAGGATGACAAAAATTTCCTTCAACTTTTTTGAGTTCTCTTTGATTTGAGGCTAGGCTGAGGTGTCTGAAGGTCAGTTCCTATAGTTCCATCACTCCTAAAGGTCATTCTTTTACAGATCAAGATCTAAAGGATGAAAAGTTCTTGAGCTAGGACAAGAATATTGACCACTATGGAGTGATGGAACtctaggaactgacctctagACACCTGAACTTTACATTAAATCCAGAATAGAACTCAAAAAAGCCAATGGAAATGCTCGCCATCCTTGAGTTCTATCACTGGGAAGAAGGTGGACCTTTCGGAGTGATGGAATTCTAGGAACCGACCTCTAGAAACCTCGATATCTTTTCAAATCCATCATGGGAAACTACAAAAAGAAACTGCTGGAAATGCTTGTCTTTCTTGAGTTTTAGCTATTCGATGGATGTGGGAAGACTAAGGATTAGTCATAAAATTGCAGATCATTCAATGTCACCGTTGTTCTGTGatttttcgagtaaaaaaCTGCTAAGGAAACTAGTGATGCTTCAGTTAACTGAGGCTCCTGATCCTTTGATATGTCAGAGCTCGGTCAACTACAGTTGATAGATTGTCAGattacatttccatcattaGGAAATGGCCTGGGAAATCAGTCTCAAAGTTAGCGGTTTTTACGGGACACTTTTCCGGGAATTCTCCATAGCCCAGACTGTTCCAGACCCTTGACAGAAAGTTGTTTTACGAGTTTCGGAATCCGTTGAgatcatcaaaaaatattcaaatttgacGGAGATAAGTTTTCTGCTAAAATCGGTTTTCACCGGTTATTACCGGTTCATGAGGCCCAAAAAACCTTAGACCTCTCTGTGACATACAGTAgccaaaattcattaaaagaCTCGAGTGATCGAGATGACATAGCAGCCCGAACCAATAGCCGAACAAAGACGAGCCCCAGCGTGAGGACTTTCCAGAAATTACCGATCGTCTATCGTAAAACCCTTTCCCAGCTAAGAATTTCCCCATTCACATACCTGGCAGATCTCGTTTCGGCGCCGACACATGATCATGGATGCGTCGCATTTTCTCTCTGTCCGTATCCGATTCCCACAACATATAGAACTTCGGTCCGGCAGTGGCTTTCTCCTTCTCGCGCTGTTCGGTTGTCTTCATCCAACCCATTTTGATTGCATGCACCAACTTCGACACTTTCGATTTCTCCGATTTGGACGGCAAAAACGAGCGTTTGTGGGCTGGCACATTCGTTATCGGCATCTGTTCCACTTCGGATGTGAACCATTCGACCCATGGCTGAAAATGAGGAGGATCGTGAGTCTCTTCGGCAATTCTAACTCCTCGAACTATGCGTCGCCTTTGATCGGGCTGACGAAATTCGTAGACCAACTCAACAACCGACTCAACAAACGGCGCACCAACTTACCGCATAATCGTCGTACTGATCGTCCGGAATGCGCTGTGAATTGATCCGTTTTATCAACTCGATATCCGCCTCACTGATGACAATATCCTGTCCGGTTTGCATATCCTTGACCGTGCGCCAGAAATTCGGATCCTCCATTCGCTTCAGGAAGTCGTCCAGTTGATCACGTCGCGCCGGTTTGATTATTTTCTTTGCGTCCCAATCGTAGCCAATGTGCTTGTACTCATCATACCAATGCATCGGAACGTTGCCGATGGTGTTCCGGATGTCCTCCTCGTCGGACGAATCATTCTTGTACTCATCGTCTCCATCCGAACGTTTCGTTGTCGACGAACTGCCATTCAGTTCGGATTTGAATGCCTCCACGGATGTTGGTTTCTGTTGTTTCTTCTGCTTTGCGACAGTGGCTGTGGATGCTGCAGCTGATGGTGGATCCTCATTCACATGGTTTTCGTCGTCGGCGCTAGACTCATCATCCGAATCGCTAACATAAACATCATCCTCATCGGATGAACCTTCATCCTTCACATCGTCGTCTTCGTCTTCAACGTCATCGCcgttcaatttcattttattcaaatttctgCTGAAATTTCCCTCCTCATCGCTTTCGAAACTCAATTCGCCGTCATCGTCCGATGTATACACCTCTGGTTCGCCTTCCGAATCGGAACTGTCGTTGCCGTCGTTCACAGCAACATCACCGATGCCTATTTCCTATGCACACAAAACAAACAGCCAACATTGAATTCCTGAACAGAAGAGAAAATTCCAAATGTTTCTTACCTCTTCGCCCTCTTCACTTTCGTCCTCTGACGATTCCACACGTTCGGGCGGCGCTGAAACTTTCACACTTTCTTTTATCAACGGCGTAGCATTCCGCTTTCTGTTCTTATTCTTTGCCATTGCCGATTTGTGGTTGAATTGTTCCCGGAAAGTGCAATTCGTGAATGTAATGCGTGCCGAACGATTTgatttcttacaaaattattttgacaattcaCTTCTCAACACACGTGCTACAACTGTCAATGTgtcacaataaatatttttgttgttattgtcAGTAGTTTGGGTAGTTTGTCACATGAACGTAGATGGCGCTCGTaacagaaattgtttttgcgataattttttgaaaacttgTTCGCTCTCTGTGACcgataggtctgttccaagtgcaacaaagaaatattaaagctcgaagagatttttgttgggatatcagtcgttttagaagtgtattCAACAGTGccttttataacagtttacagttctaattcaaaaatttgacaaaaatcgaaaatttgactaaaattgaaaatttgacgaaattcgaaaatttgcgaaaatccgagcgaaaatcgaaaatttgacgaatttgacgaaaatcgaaaatttaatgaaaatcagcTACATCGAAAGTGactaaatttttccagctgcccaacataccccgaaagtgaccaaatatttccagctgcccaacataccctgaaagtgaccaaattttctaattgccCACCATAATAAAccataatattcaaaaactttgaatttttaaatttcgaccAAATTGtaaccaacttcacaacaaTCATAACAACACTATCAACACAAAATGgctgtacatttttatatgagagaaattgttccaaaaattaattaattccacaaaaatctgatttttcctgagataatgatgaatgaaacttaAGTTCTAATGGCCTGACTAGAGATTGGCGATTGGCTGCGGattttccgagatcgaccatCGATAGATACACAGATAGATGGATGGATAGAAACATCGTAGAGGTAGActacatacagagtaagttgaaagattttgattgtttggagaatgtcatttttcatgtatttttactgaaaatgaCGAGTTGGAAAACGCAATATCTCCGGTTCCCGAGCACTTTGgtaggcgtgtgatagctcattcTCTTTCAAGAGAGAATATAAAGGCAgggtaaattgaaatgatcgaTTATGAAGATTTTTACCGTATTGTGAGTTGAAAAAGAGTATAGATCTAAATAACAAGCTTTTGGTCGATTTGCATAACATTCACGCGCACGTTTATATACTTCGAACTCGAGCTTATGCGTATGCATTGGAAATGTTTACAGATAAAAAACCTAACAAATGCACCATAAACAGTTCAAGGATCTCATAAAGTCAAAAATTCGCCTGTTCAACCGCTAAAACGTTCAATCCATcacagagcctaatatttgggaatcgtttttgagaatttttgggaatttagggaatttttgggaattttgggaattaattcccaaaaattccctaaaattcccaaaaaatttcttttctttggatttttataattaaatgatCGTAAAAGATcaggaaaagttcaaaaacctttaaaaactatgaaagaaaaaaaatgggatttttttgggaattttagtgaacttttgaaaattggttcCCAAATATTATGCTCTGAAGGATATAATTCTTGtcgatgtactcgcaccagccaGGGCGTATACTCTACTTGTAGGTCTCTCCAAAGCCGACATTACTACAACACCACAAtaatttaagagcaatctacactccgaccccctatgaaatacatttttgatgataactttttattagaattatttttgaaaaaagtggcctcatcgtttggtgccagAGAACATATAAGgtttcgatagccactggaattgtccagattgatgcgaaaaaactcaaaactcctaaaatttgtgtttttatgatattttttggacttttgagttttctcgacGTAGACTGCATCAATCTTGACAATAAACCGCGAGCGTtaccgtggatttacatagcaacgtaaaagtgacagatgcaatgttttttaaatactgcaacccgaaatttcattcataaaattaaaattatgaatgaaatttcgagttgccgtatgagaaaatttttgcatctgtcacttttacgttgctatgtaaatccacagttagtccatattatttttatttcaatgaacgcatcaaaaacacactgaaaatgtatattgatattggaaaagtggaatttgaaattcttaattttagtttaaaaagCCGCCcctatttttaaaaaaatctcgcgcttgaaaaaaaaaaacaatttcgtgacttaacaaattgggatgttttatttgttgacagtTCGTTTTAATTGTGATCACCGAGttaaccaaaaaaccaacactaacaaacaaaatattcctatCAGCTGACAGATACCTAATATCACATTTCGATTCTTTAGAGTTTCCGTACGTGAGTTCATCATGGCAGtgatttttctaattaaattctataaaaaaatagaaaaagtttttattacaaaaataaacttttattaaaaaaggctcgcggtttattctggtggctatcgaaactttatatgttgtggcaccaaacgatgaaaccacttttttccaaaaatattctaataagaagttatcatcgaaaatgtttttcatagaaggtcggagtgtagactgctcttaaaataattatttttgagttatagCCGCAAAAAGGtcttcggtaccctctgacatgctttcacctttgaacactttaaccgaaaatttaaaaaaaaattcgaaaaaaatgaaagacgaatctagaattgaagacgaatctatcactccttaaaatcggagaccacttGTTCCCCTATCACCATCACCTCCAGTTTTGGCCATATGCCGCTTAAGCtcaatttactgaatatattatattcaatatgttctgaaatatttgttgttttttttgggaatttttgggaattttagggaatttagagaattaattcccaaatattaggctctgatTCCATCAACAAAGTTCGTCCGATACATATAAGATTGCTTATGTGTCCAACttatttcgcgccgcgtcaatCACAATagcccacaaagtgacattttccttatacaaaatgtgtcattttgtcaattattgtgaatgacgcggcgcgagattcctagcaaccaaTGTAAATCCACAAAACGACTGAAGATCTGAAATAAActcatttgaaacaaaaattaggtgACTAAAATACAGTTCAAAGAAAAAAGGAGAtaagaatagtatttttcgtaccaagacaggaaatgacgattttttcagcaccagtcctaagttttccttttaaataaattcaatttccactccgtttgcgtgacagttcttttgttctattttacaactgtcatgtaaacggaggctaaaagGAGTGCTATTTTttagtggaaactatactttaaagGTACAATCAGCATGGGGAAGGTCTGCCTGCACCAGCACCAGCACCTATACGTatctaactaactaacgtaggcgatttcaactatctgaaaattcgagattttgcttattttaaatattacgaagttcaattttgaagctgcagtaacgtgtaaTAGCTCATTGAACTagtatggattcctagattaCAGATATCCTAGTTTGGGGGCCATTGGAGCCAAGGGGTGAACTTCATGTACACGGCgtcaaaacggaatgaaaccggatgactgtgaattcagacttAAATACGATGTGTTCTAGTTCGTACTGTACTACTGTATACACATGCCACAATTGTCACACGCAACgacgaataaaattaaaattttcttgcattGCACATTCAAGGTGAACAAACCACTACACGCTTTTTGTGGCAAGCCATACGTTCGCATACGAGCCACAagcaaatatttgattttacaaaaatttgccCACAGAAAACCTGCGTTCCGTTggtttaaacattttgttttaaaccaACAAATATATTGTATAAAAGTGGGGCGGGAAACTGTGGAACGGGCATATTCAATCAAGAATTCACATCGACAATGAGTGTCTTGCAAGTTCTGCTTAATTTGAGTGTTGTTTGTAGTACATCAGCGGCTGATTCCTTAGCTGTAGTGTTCAAGCAACCCAACGATTTGTCGACGAACTATGCTAGACAGAAATACTGTGACCAATTGCTAGCATCAAAGTCAGAAGTTCGACTGTCCGCTAGTGATGACGTTGTTGATACTATTGATTTGGGGATAGTCAAAAAAGGTAAGGTCGCTGAGAGTAGTGAACCTAACTCACAGAAATGCTGGAAGGTTGacgcaacgccatctgttgttattttcccattttctttTAACACAAAACGTATGTAGATCCTTGCGCACAATTCGACGTCGGAATGACATGGTCATACGTCGGTCAAATATATGGGTTACATTGCATCCACACAGCGGAACCTTCAGATCCACATACTTGGGAGGACAACAATCTTTGCTTCAAACATAACTATGGAATAAAATGGTCGTATGCTGGGCCCATTTACGGCATGAAATGTACCCAAGTGGTGGAACCGTCTGACCCACATACGTGGAACGACAATTACATTTGCGTACCGCCGACATCCACTTTTGAATTTGCTTGGTCATACACTGGACCCATCGCGCATGCTTGTTGCGTTCAAATGCTCGAGCCGTCCGATCCACATACATGGTCCGACAATTACATTTGCCTGAAAAATTCCGTGCCCCTATGCGGTAAGTGAAGGATTTTCTCAATTTGGAGAGCAAGGACCGTGCGTTTCATATTTCGCTCCCTTTCATTGACAGACATTTGCACACCTTTCAACATCGGATTGCAATGGTCGTCAGCCGGTCCCATTACATCCAAACATTGCGTCCAAATCGTGGAACCATCGGATCCACATACTTGGGGGGATAATTATCTTTGTTTCAACAAAGACTATGGCGTACGTTGGTCATTTGCTGGTCCAATTACCGGCATGAAATGCACTCAAACGACCGAACCTTCTGATCCGCATACATGGGGTGACAATTACATCTGCGTTCCAGAGACGTCCACATTCGAATTCGTCTGGTCATACGCTGGTCCCATCAAACACATGTGTTGCTATCAAATTTTGGAACTAGCCGATCCGAATACATGGAATGATAACTATCTGTGTTTGGTGTCGGTGTGATGTGTAT
The sequence above is a segment of the Bradysia coprophila strain Holo2 unplaced genomic scaffold, BU_Bcop_v1 contig_70, whole genome shotgun sequence genome. Coding sequences within it:
- the LOC119083701 gene encoding uncharacterized protein LOC119083701 produces the protein MSVLQVLLNLSVVCSTSAADSLAVVFKQPNDLSTNYARQKYCDQLLASKSEVRLSASDDVVDTIDLGIVKKDPCAQFDVGMTWSYVGQIYGLHCIHTAEPSDPHTWEDNNLCFKHNYGIKWSYAGPIYGMKCTQVVEPSDPHTWNDNYICVPPTSTFEFAWSYTGPIAHACCVQMLEPSDPHTWSDNYICLKNSVPLCDICTPFNIGLQWSSAGPITSKHCVQIVEPSDPHTWGDNYLCFNKDYGVRWSFAGPITGMKCTQTTEPSDPHTWGDNYICVPETSTFEFVWSYAGPIKHMCCYQILELADPNTWNDNYLCLVSV
- the LOC119083682 gene encoding uncharacterized protein LOC119083682 gives rise to the protein MTEIYKIYKQMIERPTEPGFHKVNGFNSPKISYSMILNFMAKNAERQAKPPKKEYLDEDIDFVQIKTALVYTKLMCLIMEKGQSYTADRISVVAVIDSKRKEFTSVVCKRCEGRQCDHVVAFLFWMYRRSNEPNSDRPAFWGCNPPTELISMPLKQLYHISQKFEDSDDVKSCSDDVLMEEPDDSSQVFLDKFLDNLKENGQTDSPVYRMHRHVDEPYQNTFLYYIMNNADQYQITQYKHLLMHLQSVIKSDVIDKIQTETSTQYKSRLWLELQYGRIRCSILNEVASWKTEQDVAEAKILGTYRIPREEEYLKRKQRKRSILAEISKCYKTNIQHCGLLLDLAYPFFCATPDGLSDDLVVEIKMPSTQVEYAKYLVNNETIPPKYFAQIQMQMFLANRLKALYCVVAPDFAKSGAVEYINVDLNKTFIEPLFAKVEDVWNKLIFPIIQRNAAEKVAS